The Thiomicrorhabdus aquaedulcis sequence ACCTATAATCAACCCGAATTTTATGCCCCCTGGCATGTCCATTTGGGCACAGGCGACATCAGTCCGCGCCGTTTGCACTTATTGCAAGCCATTGAAGCCACTGGCAGTATGGCGGCGGCGGCCAGGCAAGTGGGCATGACCTACAAAGCGGCGTGGGACGCGGTTGAAATTATGAACAACTTGGCTGGGGTAATTTTGGTTAATCGGCAACACGGCGGCAAAGGCGGTGGCGGCGCTACGTTAACCGGCACGGGCATGCAAATTGTGACCATGCACGAACGCCTGTCGGCCATGCAAGCCATGTGGATGGCCAGTTTAGACCACACCGAGGCTGATATTTTGCCTCTAATGCGGAGAATTAAAATGCAAACCAGCGCCCGAAACAGCTTTTACGGCACCGTCCAATCCATTAAAAAAGGCGCGGTGAATGCCGAAGTGGTGCTTAAACTGCAAGGCAATGACCACATTGTGGCCACCGTTACCAGCGACAGCATTGAGCGCATGAATTTAAAAGAGGGTGCTACCGCGTGGGCATTGGTAAAAGCCAGTTGGGTGGTGTTGGCCAGCCCCGATTGCCAAGGCAAAACCAGTGCGCGCAACACGTTGTGCGGCACCGTAAGCCGCATTAGCCAAGGACCGGTGAATGTCGAGGTCATACTCGAGCTGCAAGGCGGCAACACTTTAGCGGCCATTATTACCAACAGCGCCCTGCACGATTTAAAACTCAGCGAAGGCGTTAAAATGTGCGCTTTAATTAAAGCCTCGCATGTTTTATTGGGGGTAGATCATTAACGTTGCACCCTAGCCCCCCTGTTCTGGGGGTTTTTAACGATTTTCGATATAGCCCTAAGTAACTATTGATACAATTCATACACTATAAAAAGGAACACGCATGAAACTAAAACACGTTTTACCAGGCCTGGTCATTAGCTTTGTAGCCGCCACGCAGTCTAGCGTTGCAACGGCCGCCGAAGTTACCGCCGCTGTGGCCGCCAACTTTACTAAAACCATTGAAGACATTGGGGTCGAATTTACCAAAGAGACCGGTCACACCATTCGCTTTTCGTTTGGACCTACCGGCAAGTTGTACGCACAAATTAAAAATGGGGCGCCCTTTGACCTGTTTTTTGCCGCCGACGACAAAGCCCCACAACGCGCCATTGACGATGGCGTAGCCGTCAAAGACAGCAAATTTGTATACGCCCAGGGCGTGTTAGTGTTGTACAGCCCTACCTTGCCCGTGGCCAATGAGGCGTTAAGCGTGTTAAAAAAAGCTAACTTTAGACACCTGTCCATCGCCAACCCAAAAACCGCCCCTTACGGCGCGCAAGCCGAGGTATTTTTAACCAAAATGGGTCTGTACGATTCGCTTAAACCCAAACTGGTTAACGGCGAAAGCATTGCCCACGCGTTTCAGTACGTAGCCACCAAAAATGCCGAGATTGGCTTTGTTGCCAAATCGCAAGTGGTTGACCCATCCAGTCCAGCCTACAAAAACGGCCAATATTGGGAAGTGCCCCAAGCCGATTACCACCCCATTAATCAAGCCGCCGTTATCACTCAAAAAGGTGAAAATAACCCGGCCGCCAAAGCGTTTATGCAATACATGAAATCGCCCAAAGCCATCGAGATTATTCAGCGTTACGGCTACAATCTGCCCAATTAAACGATTGGCCTATTCAAACCTACTGAGAACACCACATGCTTGAACTCTTTGGCACTCAAATAAATTTGCAACCCATTTGGCTTACCCTAGAGGTGGCCACCTACACCACTCTTATTTTACTGGTGATTGGTACGCCCTTGGCCTGGTGGATGTCGCAAATGCAGTCGTCCAGCAAAATTCTTTTAGAAGCGTTGGTGGCATTACCCCTCGTGTTACCGCCGACAGTATTGGGGTTTTACCTGCTGATTGCCATGAATCCCACCGGACCAGTGACCGAGTTTTTACGATTTTTTGGCTTTGATGGTCAGCTTACCTTTAGCAAAATGGGGTTGGTTATTGGCTCGGTGTTTTACTCTTTGCCCTTTGCGGTACAACCCTTAATGCACGCGTTTGAGGCGATTCCGCACCGTTTATTGGACGCCGCCGCGACCTTACGCGCCGGAATTCTAGACCGTTTTTTTACCATTGTAGTCCCACTGTCGCAACGCGGATTTTTAGTGGCCGCCACCTTAACTTTTGCCCACACGGTGGGCGAGTTTGGCGTGGTGCTGATGGTGGGCGGGAATATTCCGGGCGAAACCCGCATGGTGTCCATTGATATTTTTGACCATGTGGAGTCCATGCAATACGACCAAGCGCACATTTTATCGGGCATGATGCTGGTATTTTCGCTAGCGGTATTAATGCTGGTATACGGCTTAAATCGTCGTTTTGGCGTAAAGGTAGGTTAACCGATGAACCCAAGCACCTTAACCGGAAACCTAAGTTTAAACCTGGGCGGATTTGCGCTTAACTCAGGCGCCTTTACCTTACCGCTACACGGCGTGACCGTGCTATTTGGGCGCTCTGGCAGTGGCAAAAGCACCTTGTTGCGTGCGATTGCTGGGCTGGATAAACGCACAACCGGACAATTGACCATGAACGACGTACTTTGGCAAAACGGCCATCACGCCCTACCCACGCCCAAACGCCATATTGGTTTTGTATTTCAAGACGCAGCGCTGTTTCCGCACATGACGGTACGTCAAAACTTACTGTACGGCGTAAAGCGTCTGCCCAAAAACCACCCCGTGGCCAACTTTGATAAAATTGTCGAGCGCGTTGGCATTGCCGACAAACTCGAGCGCAGCGTGACCTATTTATCGGGCGGCGAACGCCAACGCGTGGCCATTGCGCGGGCGTTACTCATGTCACCTAAACTGCTGTGTATGGACGAACCCCTGTCGGCACTTGACTGGCGTGCCAAAGCCGAACTACTGGGTTTAATAGAAGAGTTGGTGGCGGAATTTAACCTGCCCGTGTTGTACATTACCCACGCGCCGGTCGAAGTCGAACGCCTAGCCAATCAGATTGTGTTTATGAAAGACGGCCAAATTGAAACCATCGAAACCCTGCAACAGGCACTAAAAAGACCCGACTCCCCCTTGTTTGACCAACAAGGTGCGGTGTCGGTGCTTATGGGTCAACCCGGCGATATGGCAGACGGCTTGCGAACCCTTAACATTGGCACCGACAGCCTGTTTATAAGTCCAACTCACCACATTGGCACTCAAGACGTCCGCATTAGAGTCTTAGCGCGTGACGTCAGTTTGGCGCTGTCCAATCCCCAAGATTTAAGCATAGTCAATCACCTGCGCGTCACCATTGAAGAACTGATTGCCTTAGACCCCCATCGTCTTTTGGTGCGCTTAACCCTTAAAGACGGCCAACACCTGTTTGCCGAAATCACTCAGGCCTCGGCCAAACGCCTTAACCTACAACCAGGCCTGGTGGTTTACGCGCTGATTAAATCAGTGGCGATGAGTGAATAAATAAAACATAAAATAGACTTACCAGGCCTGGTAAGTACTGCTGTTTTAGTTCATAAATTAAAAAAGCCCGCCAAACTTTCGTTTAGGCGGGCTTTTTTGTTTAAACATAGTGACTAAAGCAGACTAGACAGACTAGGCTGATTAATTTAGATCAAATCGGTCGGCATTCATCACTTTTACCCAGGCCTGTACAAAATCGTGAACAAACTTTTCTTGGTTATTGTCTTGCGCGTAAACCTCGGCGTAGGCACGTAAGATTGCGTTTGAGCCAAACACCAAATCTACCCGCGATGCGGTAAATTTTACCTCGCCCGTAGTGCGATCACAGATTTGATAGTGCGATTTGCTGGCCGGTTTCCAGGTGTAGGCCATGTCGGTTAGGGTTACAAAAAAGTCGTTGGTCAGTGCGCCTACCTTGTGAGTAAACACGCCGTGTTCTGAGCCACCATAATTGGCGCCCATTACCCGCATTCCACCTACTAAACAGGTCATTTCATGGGCGGTTAAGCCCATAAGCTGAGTGCGATCAAGCAACAACTCTTCGGGGGTAACAATGTAGTCTTTTTTAACCCAGTTGCGGTAGCCGTCATGAATCGGTTCAAGCACGTCAAACGAGGTCGCGTCGGTAAGTTCGGCCGTTGCGTCACCGCGTCCTGGGCTAAAAGGTACCGTGATGTTAAAGCCTGCGGCGTTGGCGGCTTGTTCTACGCCAAGATTGCCGGCGATGACAATGGTGTCGGCCACGCTGATGCCAAATTGAGCCGCAATGGGTTCAAGTGTGCTTAACACGTGCGCCAGACGTTGTGGTTCGTTGCCTTGCCACTCTTTTTGCGGTGCAAGACGAATTCGCGCGCCGTTTGCGCCACCGCGTAAATCCGACCCTCGGAAGGTGCGGGCGCTGTCCCATGCGGTGGCCACCTTGTCGGCAATGGATAAGTCGCTGGCCGCAATTTTGGCTTTAACCGCCGCAACATCATACTCTGTGCAACCTGCGGGCACGGGATCTTGCCAAATTAAGTCTTCAGCCGGAACATCCGGACCGATGTAGCGCACTTTTGGCCCCATATCGCGGTGAGTAAGTTTAAACCATGCGCGCGCAAATACATCCGAGAAATAGTCTGGATTGGCGTAAAACTTTTTCGAGATTTCAAGATAAATAGGGTCTTTAATCATCGCCATATCGGCATCGGTCATAATGGGGTTGTAGCGTTTTGAGGGGTCTTCGACATCAACCGGTTTGTCTTCTTCTTTGATGTTAATCGGCTCCCATTGCCAAGCGCCCGCTGGGGATTTTTTAAGCTCCCAATCGTAGGCAAACAGCAGGTAAAAATAGCCGTTGTCCCATTGGGTTGGGTGAGTTGTCCACGCGCCTTCAATGCCAGAGCTTACCGTGTTGCGGCCAATGCCGCGAGAGGTGTGATTGTTCCAGCCAAGGCCTTGCTCGGTTACGTCTGCGCTTTCTGGATCGGGTCCTAAGTTTTCGGCGCGACCGTTGCCGTGACATTTGCCCACGGTGTGACCGCCAGCCGTTAGTGCCACGGTTTCTTCGTCGTTCATGGCCATGCGTA is a genomic window containing:
- a CDS encoding TOBE domain-containing protein, whose protein sequence is MLPTPDTYNQPEFYAPWHVHLGTGDISPRRLHLLQAIEATGSMAAAARQVGMTYKAAWDAVEIMNNLAGVILVNRQHGGKGGGGATLTGTGMQIVTMHERLSAMQAMWMASLDHTEADILPLMRRIKMQTSARNSFYGTVQSIKKGAVNAEVVLKLQGNDHIVATVTSDSIERMNLKEGATAWALVKASWVVLASPDCQGKTSARNTLCGTVSRISQGPVNVEVILELQGGNTLAAIITNSALHDLKLSEGVKMCALIKASHVLLGVDH
- the modA gene encoding molybdate ABC transporter substrate-binding protein, which encodes MKLKHVLPGLVISFVAATQSSVATAAEVTAAVAANFTKTIEDIGVEFTKETGHTIRFSFGPTGKLYAQIKNGAPFDLFFAADDKAPQRAIDDGVAVKDSKFVYAQGVLVLYSPTLPVANEALSVLKKANFRHLSIANPKTAPYGAQAEVFLTKMGLYDSLKPKLVNGESIAHAFQYVATKNAEIGFVAKSQVVDPSSPAYKNGQYWEVPQADYHPINQAAVITQKGENNPAAKAFMQYMKSPKAIEIIQRYGYNLPN
- the modB gene encoding molybdate ABC transporter permease subunit, whose protein sequence is MLELFGTQINLQPIWLTLEVATYTTLILLVIGTPLAWWMSQMQSSSKILLEALVALPLVLPPTVLGFYLLIAMNPTGPVTEFLRFFGFDGQLTFSKMGLVIGSVFYSLPFAVQPLMHAFEAIPHRLLDAAATLRAGILDRFFTIVVPLSQRGFLVAATLTFAHTVGEFGVVLMVGGNIPGETRMVSIDIFDHVESMQYDQAHILSGMMLVFSLAVLMLVYGLNRRFGVKVG
- the modC gene encoding molybdenum ABC transporter ATP-binding protein, which gives rise to MNPSTLTGNLSLNLGGFALNSGAFTLPLHGVTVLFGRSGSGKSTLLRAIAGLDKRTTGQLTMNDVLWQNGHHALPTPKRHIGFVFQDAALFPHMTVRQNLLYGVKRLPKNHPVANFDKIVERVGIADKLERSVTYLSGGERQRVAIARALLMSPKLLCMDEPLSALDWRAKAELLGLIEELVAEFNLPVLYITHAPVEVERLANQIVFMKDGQIETIETLQQALKRPDSPLFDQQGAVSVLMGQPGDMADGLRTLNIGTDSLFISPTHHIGTQDVRIRVLARDVSLALSNPQDLSIVNHLRVTIEELIALDPHRLLVRLTLKDGQHLFAEITQASAKRLNLQPGLVVYALIKSVAMSE
- the katG gene encoding catalase/peroxidase HPI, with amino-acid sequence MNSNHNAGKCPVMHGANTAVGTSNMDFWPNALNLDILHQHDRKVNPMGEHFDYREAVKNLDFAALKKDMHALMTNSQAWWPADWGHYGGLMIRMSWHAAGSYRNTDGRGGAGTGNQRFAPLNSWPDNVNLDKARRLLWPIKKKYGNQVSWADLLVLAGTIAYENMGLKTFGFGFGRADIWQPEKDTYWGAEKEWLAPSDERYGDVNDPSTMENPLAAVQMGLIYVNPEGVNGHPDPLKTALQVRETFLRMAMNDEETVALTAGGHTVGKCHGNGRAENLGPDPESADVTEQGLGWNNHTSRGIGRNTVSSGIEGAWTTHPTQWDNGYFYLLFAYDWELKKSPAGAWQWEPINIKEEDKPVDVEDPSKRYNPIMTDADMAMIKDPIYLEISKKFYANPDYFSDVFARAWFKLTHRDMGPKVRYIGPDVPAEDLIWQDPVPAGCTEYDVAAVKAKIAASDLSIADKVATAWDSARTFRGSDLRGGANGARIRLAPQKEWQGNEPQRLAHVLSTLEPIAAQFGISVADTIVIAGNLGVEQAANAAGFNITVPFSPGRGDATAELTDATSFDVLEPIHDGYRNWVKKDYIVTPEELLLDRTQLMGLTAHEMTCLVGGMRVMGANYGGSEHGVFTHKVGALTNDFFVTLTDMAYTWKPASKSHYQICDRTTGEVKFTASRVDLVFGSNAILRAYAEVYAQDNNQEKFVHDFVQAWVKVMNADRFDLN